The proteins below are encoded in one region of Nyctibius grandis isolate bNycGra1 chromosome 7, bNycGra1.pri, whole genome shotgun sequence:
- the THNSL1 gene encoding threonine synthase-like 1, with translation MFHVVQCRPLRLITENGLSGTCLKLMLSRPVAFAQIWKSWFSSRSLVGNKNIILMGPPGAGKTTVGRIVGQKLDCPVIDIDDHVLETTWNMSVSEKLQEVGNEQFLEEEGKALLKLSASGSVISLTGSNPMHAVGMQHMKKNGIVVYLDVPTTVIMSRLKSMKVDRIVGHSSGISLKDILQFRKQFYKRWYDIRVLCGGDIAAEVIAEKVLDAVKRYQNSELETFISARSSRSGRSMEKDSRKYFSDVVTEGLAPDGGLFVPERGLPKFTAEEWQSLIEATYIERAQVMLERCIHPADIPASKLAEIIRTAYGENFTCSKIAPVRHLAGNQFLLELFHGPTASFKDFALQMVPHIFAYCIPRSCNYLVLVATSGDTGSAVLDGFSRLHDTDKQRIAVINFFPEDGVSPIQKSQMIGCQKENAWSVGVKSDFDFCQTAIKQIFTNSDYTGFLTVEYGTALAAANSINWARLLPQIVYHASAYLDLVHQDIIPFGSPVDVCIPTGNFGNILGALYAKMMGIPIRKCICASNENNVLTDFVRTGVYDLRGRKLIPTFSPAVDILKSSNLERYLHLIANEDGQLVTQLYNQLENQGHFQLRKDLLEKLQQDLVAGWCSEEDCLAAIHSVYTTTGYILDTHTAVAKVVADRLQDRTCPIIISSTAHYSKFAPAILRALRIAEINQNPLSQLHLLSSYSPLPPVHWGLLETLKKQGNEDHQVCAADMSMLMSHIETLIQNHFMKVF, from the coding sequence ATGTTTCATGTTGTTCAGTGTCGGCCTTTAAGACTAATAACCGAAAACGGTCTTTCTGGCACGTGTTTAAAACTGATGCTTTCAAGACCTGTTGCATTTGCACAGATATGGAAATCATGGTTCTCAAGCCGTTCTCTTgttggaaacaaaaatattatccTGATGGGACCTCCGGGTGCTGGGAAAACAACAGTGGGGAGAATAGTAGGTCAGAAACTAGATTGCCCTGTCATAGACATAGATGACCATGTCCTTGAAACAACCTGGAATATGAGTGTGTCGGAAAAACTGCAGGAAGTTGGTAATGAGCAATTTttagaggaggaaggaaaagcccTGTTGAAGCTTTCGGCATCTGGAAGTGTCATTTCCCTTACTGGGTCCAATCCAATGCATGCTGTTGGCATGCAgcatatgaagaaaaatggaatagTTGTATATCTGGATGTGCCCACAACGGTCATTATGAGCAGGCTGAAATCAATGAAAGTGGATCGCATTGTGGGCCATTCTTCTGGTATTTCTCTGAAGGACATACTTCAGTTTAGGAAGCAGTTCTACAAAAGGTGGTATGACATCCGCGTTCTTTGCGGAGGGGATATTGCAGCAGAGGTTATAGCAGAAAAGGTACTTGATGCTGTGAAGAGATACCAAAACTCAGAACTGGAAACTTTCATTTCAGCTAGGTCTAGTAGGTCTGGAAGGAGTATGGAAAAAGACTCTCGTAAGTATTTCAGTGATGTTGTTACTGAGGGCTTAGCCCCTGATGGAGGACTTTTTGTTCCTGAGAGAGGACTTCCAAAATTCACTGCTGAGGAATGGCAAAGCCTAATAGAAGCAACGTACATTGAAAGAGCCCAGGTGATGCTAGAAAGATGCATACATCCTGCTGATATTCCTGCTTCTAAGCTGGCAGAAATTATTAGAACTGCTTATGGAGAAAACTTTACTTGTTCTAAAATTGCACCAGTTAGGCATCTGGCAGGCAATCAGTTCCTCCTTGAGTTATTTCATGGACCAACAGCATCATTTAAAGATTTTGCATTACAGATGGTGCCACATATATTTGCATACTGCATTCCCAGAAGCTGCAATTACTTGGTTCTGGTAGCTACTTCCGGTGACACAGGGAGTGCTGTCCTAGATGGCTTTAGTCGTCTCCATGACACTGACAAACAGAGAATTgctgtgattaatttttttcctgaggatgGAGTAAGCCCAATTCAAAAATCACAGATGATTGgctgtcagaaagaaaatgcctgGTCAGTAGGTGTCAAATCTGATTTTGATTTTTGCCAGACAGCTATAAAGCAAATTTTTACTAATTCTGATTATACTGGCTTTCTTACAGTAGAATATGGAACAGCTTTAGCTGCAGCAAACTCCATAAACTGGGCACGACTGCTTCCTCAAATAGTTTATCACGCCTCTGCATACCTTGATCTTGTTCATCAAGATATTATACCTTTTGGAAGCCCTGTAGATGTTTGCATTCCTACAGGAAACTTTGGCAACATATTAGGTGCTTTGTATGCTAAAATGATGGGAATTCCtattagaaaatgtatttgtgcttccaatgaaaacaatgttttgaCTGACTTCGTAAGAACAGGTGTTTATGATTtgaggggaagaaaattaattcccaCTTTTTCACCAGCAGTAGATATTTTGAAGTCTTCCAATCTTGAGCGATACTTGCACCTGATAGCTAATGAAGATGGGCAATTGGTGACACAATTATATAACCAGTTGGAAAATCAGGGCCACTTCCAGCTACGAAAAGATCTACTTGAAAAGCTTCAGCAGGACTTGGTGGCTGGATGGTGCTCTGAGGAGGACTGTCTAGCTGCCATTCACTCTGTATACACTACTACAGGATATATTTTGGATACACACACAGCTGTTGCTAAAGTAGTTGCAGATCGATTACAAGATAGAACTTGCCCAATTATTATTTCATCTACGGCTCATTATTCTAAATTTGCACCTGCTATCTTGAGGGCCTTGAGGATTGCAGAAATAAACCAGAATCCATTAAGTCAGCTTCACTTGCTGAGTTCTTACAGCCCTCTGCCTCCAGTCCACTGGGGCCTATTAGAGACCCTGAAAAAGCAGGGGAATGAGGATCACCAGGTCTGTGCTGCTGATATGAGTATGCTGATGTCCCATATAGAAACTTTAATTCAAAATCATTTTATGAAAGTTTTCTGA